In Candidatus Margulisiibacteriota bacterium, a single window of DNA contains:
- a CDS encoding prephenate dehydrogenase/arogenate dehydrogenase family protein, which yields MKITVVGMGLIGSSLAWQLRNKGIYVKGYARKKETIAQAYKYKLIDEGSTDLKTAVKSVDLIIIALPIEIIPEYIQKIDTFLNKKTLVIDVASVKLFIVDQVKSMQLKKVMFVGAHPMAGSEKTGIANYVKNLFEDKAFIVTYINIKDKKLFEPVLRKLTGLLKARYMVLSAEEHDRTIATISHLPYVVACSLYNRYLQEEDLNRVASTGFRDTTRIAHSDPYWGLLVTLLNKDNLVNGIDEHITQLKKIKTNLKKINIEEIFDFLNIDGIKGDRKKLQLVKKQITDYYKLLKRASN from the coding sequence ATGAAAATTACAGTAGTTGGAATGGGCCTGATTGGAAGTTCTTTAGCTTGGCAGCTAAGAAACAAAGGCATTTATGTAAAAGGTTATGCCAGAAAAAAAGAAACTATTGCCCAAGCCTATAAATATAAATTGATAGATGAAGGTAGCACAGATTTAAAAACAGCAGTCAAAAGCGTGGATTTAATTATTATAGCCCTACCCATTGAAATAATCCCGGAATATATTCAAAAGATAGATACCTTTTTAAACAAGAAAACCCTGGTTATCGATGTGGCTAGCGTTAAGCTGTTTATTGTTGACCAGGTAAAGAGCATGCAGCTTAAAAAAGTTATGTTTGTAGGAGCTCATCCCATGGCGGGCTCTGAAAAAACCGGTATTGCCAATTACGTTAAAAATTTATTTGAAGACAAGGCTTTTATCGTCACCTATATAAATATAAAAGATAAAAAGTTGTTTGAGCCTGTACTAAGAAAATTAACCGGACTATTGAAGGCCAGGTATATGGTTTTAAGTGCTGAAGAGCATGATAGAACGATAGCGACAATTTCGCACTTGCCCTATGTGGTGGCTTGTTCATTATACAACAGATATCTGCAAGAAGAGGATCTGAACCGGGTTGCCTCCACCGGTTTCAGAGATACGACCAGAATAGCCCATTCAGACCCATACTGGGGACTCCTGGTTACCTTACTCAACAAAGACAATCTTGTTAACGGTATTGATGAACATATTACTCAATTAAAAAAAATAAAAACAAACTTAAAAAAGATAAACATTGAAGAAATTTTTGATTTCCTGAATATCGATGGAATAAAAGGCGACAGAAAGAAATTACAGCTTGTAAAAAAGCAGATTACTGATTATTATAAATTGCTGAAACGCGCATCCAATTAA
- the aroF gene encoding 3-deoxy-7-phosphoheptulonate synthase, translated as MIIVMKKGATENDINKITDVLNQEGFGVHISKGVERTVIGAIGDKTKVQVDRILMMDGVMEIIPVQKPYKLVSREIYPDDTQVKINKKVTIGSKSPIAVIAGPCAVESREGIIEIAKFVKKAGANILRGGAFKPRTSPYSFQGLGKKGLEYLAEAREKTGLPIITEVMDTRDVKLVAEYADILQIGARNMQNFNLLKEVGKTRKPVLLKRGPSATIEEWLMSAEYIFSEGNRNVILCERGIKTYENYTRNTLDISAVPVVKTLSHLPIVVDPSHGTGRWELVTPMAKAALAAGADGITIEVHPDPKKALSDGAQSLRFDKFEKLMEDIKIIASMNHRTITS; from the coding sequence ATGATTATTGTAATGAAAAAAGGGGCTACAGAAAACGATATAAATAAAATTACAGACGTTTTAAACCAGGAAGGTTTTGGGGTTCATATTAGCAAAGGCGTTGAACGCACGGTTATAGGAGCAATCGGCGATAAAACAAAAGTACAGGTAGACAGAATATTGATGATGGATGGGGTTATGGAAATCATTCCAGTTCAGAAGCCCTATAAGCTGGTTTCCAGAGAAATTTATCCTGATGATACTCAGGTAAAAATAAATAAAAAAGTGACAATCGGCTCCAAATCACCAATTGCAGTAATTGCCGGACCATGTGCGGTAGAGAGCAGGGAAGGCATTATTGAGATTGCTAAATTTGTAAAAAAAGCCGGAGCTAATATTTTGCGAGGTGGAGCGTTTAAACCCAGGACCTCGCCTTACAGTTTTCAGGGGCTTGGTAAAAAAGGGTTGGAGTATCTGGCTGAGGCCAGAGAAAAAACAGGACTACCGATAATTACAGAGGTTATGGATACCAGAGACGTGAAGCTCGTAGCCGAATATGCCGATATTCTGCAAATTGGCGCCAGGAATATGCAAAATTTTAATTTATTAAAAGAAGTTGGGAAAACGCGCAAACCTGTTTTGCTAAAAAGAGGTCCATCTGCAACGATTGAGGAATGGCTAATGTCCGCAGAATATATTTTTTCAGAAGGCAACCGCAATGTCATCCTTTGTGAAAGAGGAATTAAAACATATGAAAACTATACACGCAACACGCTGGATATCAGTGCAGTGCCGGTAGTAAAGACACTTAGTCATCTGCCAATAGTTGTAGACCCAAGCCATGGAACAGGTCGCTGGGAACTTGTAACACCCATGGCTAAAGCCGCTCTTGCAGCCGGGGCTGACGGAATAACCATTGAGGTCCATCCAGACCCTAAGAAAGCATTAAGTGATGGAGCGCAGTCGCTGCGTTTCGATAAGTTTGAAAAACTTATGGAAGATATTAAAATTATTGCCTCTATGAACCATCGAACCATCACCTCATGA
- the aroH gene encoding chorismate mutase — protein sequence MLRGIRGATTALSNTKAEILMKTKELLLEMIQKNSLKKERIASVFFTLSDDLNAEFPAVAARQLGWTEVPLLCAREINVPNSMRQCIRILIHYNVEDDKQKIKHVYLHDAKSLREDLD from the coding sequence ATTTTAAGAGGAATAAGAGGCGCAACGACAGCGCTTAGCAATACAAAAGCTGAAATACTGATGAAAACTAAAGAACTTTTGTTGGAAATGATACAAAAAAATTCTTTAAAAAAGGAACGGATTGCCAGTGTATTTTTTACCCTGAGTGATGATTTGAACGCTGAATTTCCAGCGGTAGCTGCAAGACAGCTGGGCTGGACAGAAGTTCCGCTTTTGTGTGCCAGAGAAATAAATGTTCCCAACAGCATGAGGCAATGTATAAGAATTCTAATTCACTACAATGTTGAGGATGATAAACAAAAAATTAAACATGTGTATCTTCATGATGCCAAAAGCCTCAGGGAAGACCTGGATTAA
- the ribD gene encoding bifunctional diaminohydroxyphosphoribosylaminopyrimidine deaminase/5-amino-6-(5-phosphoribosylamino)uracil reductase RibD: protein MSFLPKEDIKYMKKALSLAKKGIGIVSPNPLVGAVIVKDHKLLASGYHKGFKKPHAEAEALRKAGKKAKGATIYVNLEPCCHWGNNPPCTKLIIEAGIKRVVYAMSDPNPLVKNCSAPALLRQAGIEVLHGVLEQEAQKLNEIFRKYIVWRKPFITLKMAQTLDGRIADRYGNSKWITNDLSRNVVQKLRYSNDAIMTGVGTILKDDPSLNVRLKNKTKSLTKIVVDQKGQAPQKAKIYDMQDHIVFITQKMYERKFEKLQDSYNNITVLYFEAKNQSFNFDEIMLELGKLNITSIIVEGGSQLSFSLMNQQMVDKFVIFVAPRIMGDNNALSIFNGSREKSINDMQQLSLSETKRYGDDLMLEYYPSPAI, encoded by the coding sequence ATGAGTTTTTTACCCAAAGAAGACATTAAATACATGAAAAAGGCCTTGTCCCTGGCAAAAAAGGGTATTGGCATCGTGTCCCCAAATCCGTTGGTCGGCGCTGTTATCGTGAAAGATCATAAATTACTGGCAAGCGGCTATCATAAAGGTTTTAAAAAACCGCATGCTGAAGCTGAGGCTCTTAGGAAAGCCGGAAAAAAGGCAAAAGGTGCAACCATATATGTGAATCTGGAACCCTGCTGCCATTGGGGCAACAACCCACCCTGTACCAAACTTATTATCGAAGCAGGCATAAAACGGGTTGTATATGCTATGAGCGACCCTAATCCTTTGGTGAAGAACTGTTCTGCCCCTGCACTTCTGAGACAGGCCGGGATCGAAGTTTTACATGGGGTCCTGGAACAGGAAGCTCAGAAATTGAATGAAATATTCCGGAAATATATTGTGTGGAGAAAACCTTTTATAACTTTAAAAATGGCACAAACTCTTGATGGCCGAATTGCAGACAGGTATGGAAACAGCAAATGGATAACCAATGATTTATCCAGAAATGTTGTTCAGAAACTGAGGTATAGTAATGATGCCATTATGACAGGTGTCGGTACGATTTTAAAAGATGATCCTTCCCTCAACGTAAGGTTAAAAAATAAAACGAAATCATTAACCAAGATTGTAGTTGATCAAAAAGGTCAGGCTCCGCAAAAGGCTAAAATATATGACATGCAGGATCACATTGTTTTTATAACACAAAAAATGTACGAAAGAAAATTTGAAAAATTACAAGATTCATATAACAATATAACGGTTTTATATTTTGAAGCAAAAAATCAAAGTTTTAATTTTGATGAAATCATGCTGGAACTAGGGAAACTAAATATTACATCAATTATTGTCGAGGGTGGGAGTCAGTTGTCATTCTCCTTAATGAACCAGCAAATGGTGGACAAGTTCGTGATTTTTGTAGCGCCCAGAATAATGGGAGATAATAACGCTCTCTCTATTTTCAACGGATCAAGAGAAAAAAGCATAAATGATATGCAGCAATTAAGTCTTAGCGAAACAAAACGGTATGGCGATGACCTGATGCTTGAGTATTACCCTTCCCCAGCGATTTGA